The DNA segment CTGCCAGTGCCGGCTCACGCGTATCGCACGGCCAGCGAGTTGGCCGAGATCGTTGATCGAGAACGGCCTGACATCTTGATGCTGTTCTCCGGGTATCTGTTTGTCGTCAACAAGTTGTTGACGCAGGAAGCGCTCGCGGGCCTGCTGGCTGAGTGGCGCGGCCGCGGGATTCGCACAGTCACCAGCGACCCTTCGCTGGGACTGATCGCTCGCGGCGGCGCGTTGTTTCAGACGCATTTTGCCGCCGCGCCGATGTTGGCGGACCATTTTCGTTGGTTGTCGGAGGCGTTCGCCGACGCCTTCCACGTTTACTTGGCGCCGGACGGCATCAACTCGAACCGACGACATGGATCGTATTTCAATCCGAGCGAAGTCTACAGCGCGACCAAACTAGGACGCCGCGCCGCGAGGCTATCCACTTGGAGCGCGATCGACAGCGACCGGCGGCGCTGGCTATTCATCCTTTCGCCCGAGGACGACGCCATTCAAGCGGCGGCGATCGGCCGCACGGCCTTCGCGATCGACCTGGCCGCACGATTGCGCGACACGGAACAAGCCGGGCGGCAGCCGGTGTTGATTGCCCCGGCGGCGTGCTTGCAAGCGGTGCAGGCGACCGGCATCGCGCCGGCGAATCTCATTGCGTTATCGGGGTGTGGCTATCTGCGGTTCATGCTCCTGCTGTACGATGCCGAGCACGTGTTCTATTGGAATCTGTTTTCCGCCTCGATGCTGGGCCGCGTGATCCATCAGCGGACCGTCTTCACCTTCGCCCCAGGGCATTTGGCGCACGCGCTGCGCGAGATCCGCGTTTTGGGAGCGCGTCACTTTTTCCTCGGCGAAGAACCGACGATGCTGAATCTCGACGAGCCGCTCGACGTAGATCGTCTTGTTGCGCTGGCTTCGACGCAACACGCGCGTTTGTTGGAACCGGTCAGTCGGTATCTCGCGCAATCCCCGACGCCGGCGCAATTAATCGATTCATTCCTATCGGAGACACTCTAAGATGGCCGGCGCTGCGCTTCGCTCGGTACTGGTGACTGGCGCCTCGACCGGCATCGGCGCGGCGACCGTTCGCGCGTTGACGGACCAAGGCTTCGAAGTCTTTGCCGGATTCCGTACTCCCGAACATGTAAATGCGCTTTGCGAACATTGCCCTTCGCGGATTTTTACGCTACCGCTGGATGTCACCGACGAATCGTCGATTCATGCGGCGGTGCAATGCGTCCAGGTGAGAGCCGCTGGCCGTGGCCTATACGGACTGGTGAACAACGCCGGCGTCGCGCTTGGAGGGCCGTTGGAGTGCACGCCGATATCCGTGCTGCGCCGGCAACTGGATGTGAACGTGCTCGGTCCAGCGGCAGTAACGCAGGCCTGTTTGCCGCTGTTGCGGCAGGCGACCGGACGAATCGTCAACATCAGTTCGATTTCCGGACGTGTCGCGTTGCCGTTCGTGGGACCGTACGCCGCTTCGAAATTCGCCCTGCGCGCGATGTCTGATTCCCTCCGCGCGGAACTGCGGCCGTGGGGCATCGAGGTTGTGATGATTGAACCAGGCCAAATCGCCACGCCGATCTGGGAGAAAGGCATCGCCGAATGCGAACGCGTGCAGGCCGAGTGGCCGGCCGACGCGCATGAATACTACGACGCCACCATGGCGGCGCTCTTGAACCATGTGCGTCGCGGCGGAGGCCTGCCACCGGAGCGCGTGGCCAATGAAATCGTGAAGGCCATGACCTCGAAGCGACCTCGAACATGTTACGTCGTCGGGCGTGATTCGCGCTGGCTTCGTTGGATCGACCGGTTGCCGACGCGCTGGCGCGACGCTTTGATCACCAGGAGCCTGCCGCGTGGCCGCTAACGACGGGAGTTATCGCGATCGCGTGGCCATCATCACGGGCGGTGGCGCAGGCATCGGCGCGGCGCTGAGCGAGGAACTCGCGCGGCGCGGCGCGCGCGTTGTATTGGCGGATCGCGACGCGGCGGCCGTCGAGGCCATCGCGGAGCGGATCCGCTCGACGCAGGGTGTCGCCACTGCAGCCGTCGTCGATGTCACCGATGCCGCGGCGGTTGAAGCGTTGGTGCGAACCACGATCGCCGAATACGGCCGCATCGACATCCTGTTCAACAACGCCGGCATCGGCTGCTTCGGCGACGTCCGTGAGTTTTCCATCGAGCAATGGCGGACGATCGTTGACGTCAACTTCTGGGGCTGCGTGCATGGCAGCCTGGCGGCCTATCGCTGGATGGCCGAGCACGGCGGCGGACAGATTGTGAACACCGCGTCGCTCGCCGGATTGGTCCCCGTGCCCGGCACGGTTCCTTATGCGGCGGTCAAGCACGCCGTGGTCGGCTTTTCGCTCTCCTTGCGAGCTGAAGCAGCCGACCAGCGTGTGCGCGTCAGCGTCGTCTGTCCCGGCCCGGTGCGCAGTAACTTTCACGACTCGATGATCCTTCCCGCAGCCAAGCCCGCGCCGCGCCAAGCGCCGAGCGACGCCGAAGACACGTTGGCCGCCGCTTGCGAGATCTTGCTTGGAGCGGAGCAGAATCAGCCGGTGATCGTGTTCCCCGCGAGGGCCCGTCGAACTTGGTGGAAATGGCGCTGGTTCCCTAGTCTACTGAGTTCGGCCCATCGCAACATTGTCGACTCGCTGCGCCGTTAGCCATGCCGCCGATCTTCGCGCTCTTGTCCCCCGGACACTCGGCGTGCGACAATTCCATTGAAAGAATATCTTCAGTTCGACTCACCGTATTGGGAGCGCGTCACATGCGAAACGCATTTGTTCTTACGGCGTCCATGACACTAGCTTGCCTGAGCGCGGTTTCCGCGGCGCCGGCGGCCGAAGTGCCGGCCACGCCGAATCAGGTGGAGTTGGAGGCCAAGTTCGCCAAGACGATGTCGCATGCCGTGATGCGGGGCGGGTTCACGCTCGGTGAAATCAAGCCCGACCAAGCTCTCAAGGAGGACAAATACACGCTGGGTGAAGTCAAGAAACTTGACAGCGGCAAGTGGTTGTTTTCGACGCGCATTCAGTATGGCGATCACGACGTCACGGTGCCGTTGATCCTGGACGTAGTTTGGGCGGGGGACACGCCGGTCATTACGCTGACCAAATTCACGGTTCCTGGCTTGGGCATGTTCACGGCCCGCGTGCTCGTCTATGGAGACCAATACGCGGGCACCTGGGATGGCGGCGATCACGGCGGGCATTTGTTCGGCGTGATCGAGCGGCCGGAAAAGAAGGCCGCAGACGCGCCGGCGGAAACCAAGTGACGATGACGCGTCCCTCGATTCTGATTGCGGAAACACCGCGGCTCGTCCTGCGCCATTTCGATCCGTCCGATACAGCCGATTTGCGTCCCATCCTGGCCGCCGCGGAGGTGATGCGGTTCAGCGTCAGTGGTCCGCTCGACGCCACGGCGGTGGGCACGTGGTTTACGCGGATCGCCGATTCTTACGCCCTGTACGGATTCGGGCATTGGGCCGTGGTACGGCGAAATGACGAGCGATTGTTGGGCTTTTGCGGGCTGTCGATGCAAACGCTCGACGACGGGAAGCAAGTCGAGATCGGCTATCGCCTGGCCCACGATGTGTGGGGACACGGCTACGGCACCGAGGCGGCCACGGCCGTGCGCGACTATGCCTTCCGGGAAGTGGGGCTCGAGCGGCTGATTGCGATCATCGACCCTGCGAATGTCGCCTCGCTGCGCATCGCGGCGAAGTTGGGCATGAGCCACGATCGCGATACAATGTATTTCGGACGCCAGGTGCATGTCTTCGCTTGCCGCCGCGACGGCGAGGTTGGAACGAAAGGAACGGAACGTTGAGTAGGGCATTCCTCATTGCGGCGCTTGCGCTGTGCTCCATGAGTGCGAAGGCAGCGGAACTGTCCAACGTCCGCGAGTTCCGCGAAATGTGCGACGCCTCGGCGATGATTCCTGTCGGCGATAACTACTTCCTGGCCGCCAACGACGAGGACAATACACTGCGGCTGTTCGAGCGCGACGGTGCGGGATCGGCAGTGGCGACGTTCAAGTTGGACAAGACGCTGGGCGTCGGGAAGCCCAGCCCGGAGGTTGATCTGGAAGGCGCAGCCCAGATCGGCGATTTGATCTACTGGATCGGCTCCCACGGTAACAACAAGGACGGCGAACCGCGGCCCAATCGGCATCGTTTCTTTGCGACGCGTTTGAGCGGCATCGGCGCGAACCTCAAAGTCGACCTGGTCGGCAAGCCGCAGACCGGGCTCTTAGCCGCGCTGGCGAGCGATACTCGGCTGGCCGATTGCCGCTGGAGTGAGCTCACGCAACTCGCTCCGGAGCAACACGGCGCCGTGAACATCGAAGGGCTGGCTGCTACGCCGCAAGGCACGCTATGGATTGCGTTTCGGAATCCCGTTCCGGCTGGTCAGGCATTGCTCGTCGAAGTGAAGAATCCCGGCGAGGTCATCAACGACCAGCCTTTCGCGCTTGGGCGGATCGCGCGTCTCGACTTGGGCGGCAGTGGAATCCGCAGCCTGGAGTTCTGGCCCGCCGAGAAGGCATTCCTCATCGTCTCGGGACCATTCAACGACGACGGCGCGTTCGAACTCTGGCGCTGGAGCGGCGAGCCAGCCGACAAGCCGACGCAACTAGCCAATGGCCGCATCGAAGGTTACACGCCCGAAGCCGTGGCGTTCTTCGGCGACCGCGGGCGCGACCTCTGGGTGCTCAGCGACGACGGCTCGCGCAACGTAAACGGCGAAGACTGCAAAGCAGCGCCCAAGAAACAACGCCACTTCCGCGCCGGCTGGATCAAGCTCCCGGAGTAAGGTCTTGCCGATTTGAAGCGCAGTGGCGCTGAGACGCGGTTCAAGCAGGGGATCGCGATTTTCTGGCGATCATGCCGGCCAGGTAGCCGGCTTTGAAGCCGGCGTCGATGTTGACGACTGCAACGTTCGCGGCGCAGCTATTGAGCATGCTGAGGAGCGCCGCCACACCGCCGAAATTGGCGCCGTAGCCGACGCTGGTCGGGACCGCGATTACGGGGCAATCGACGAAGCCCCCCACCACGCTAGGGAGCGCACCTTCCATGCCAGCCACGACGACGATGGCGTCGGCGTTGGCGAACTCCGGCAATCGGCGCGGCAAGCGGTGCGGACCGGCGACGCCGACGTCACTGATTTCCACGACTTCGACGCGCATCCATCGTGCCGTCTCACAGGCTTCGTCGGCCACCGGCAAGTCGCTGGTGCCGGCCGTGATCACAGCGACGCGCCCAAGCGTCGGCGTCGAGGAAGCTGCCATCCGGCGAAAGGTCCGCGCCCGGTGGTTCCACACGCCGTCTGGGAAGTGCGCGCCGAGCGCCTCGGCTTGCCCGGGATCCAATCGCGTAGCGAGGACGTCCTGCTCGCGTACGATCAGTTCGGCCACGATCCGCAACAAACTCTCGACCGGCTTGCCAGGGGCATAGATCACCTCCGGATAGCCGCACCGCCGCTGGCGGTCGAGATCGACCGTGGCGTCCGCCAGGTCGGCGACTTGCTCGCGTGCAAATGCCGCGCGCAGAGCGTCGAGCGGCAAATCTCCATCCAAAAAACGTTTGGCAAGTTCCGTGGCGGCGTCGCGATTCATACCCGTATTGTAACTAACGCGGCCGCCGTAGGCTGCCGTCCGCCGGCCTCTGTGCCCGCGCCGCTCCTTGCGAGGGTCGCTGGCGACCGGTATGCTGGCGGGTGTTTTGCTAGCGCCCTCGCCATCAAGGAGGAGTCGCGATGTTGGTGCTCTCGCGTCGTTTAGATGAACGGATTCAGATCGGCGCCGATGTAACGGTGACCGTTGTGCGGATCGCCGATGGCGTCGTGCGCTTGGGCATCGAAGCGCCGGGCCACGTGACCATCGTGCGCAGCGAAGTGCAGGTGCGCCAAGAAGAAGGGCCGAGCGAGCGGCGGGGGCCGGAAGTCTGCCACTAATGGCTGGCGCGGTCCATGCGCTGTAAGGTCAGATCCTCGACACGACGTGTCGGCGTCATGCTGGGGTCGTTGTCCCGACGAACCGGCGCGGTGCGCTGCCGCTGGAAATCGCGGATTTCTCCCAGCTTCCAGGCCAACGCGGCGGCATCGGCATTTTCCACTTCCGGGGCGAATCCCCAGCAGATAACCCGATCCTGTTCGGTGATCAGGTCGAACGCATAGTCCGTGCCACGAGGGGAACGCGTCGGCAACGCCTTGGGCGCGATGGCTTTTAGCTCCAGCGCCGACCAGTCGTCCTTCAGTACATCGGCGATCTCCGCGCCGCCAATCACACGCTGGTCGTTCCAGACGGCGCCGGCCAATCCCGTGGGAGCTTCGACGCCCGTCAGCCGTGGGAGTTTCGCGAGCGCGTCCGGGCGTACGTCGTCGATGGGGAGCAAAACGGCTTGCGCGTCGACAAGGTAGCTCGCATTGGGCAAATCCACGCGGCAGACGGGCCGGCGGTATTTGACTTCGGCGTCGATCCGCGCCGGAAAGGATTTGCGGATCGACGTGACCTCTTCGACCCAGGGATGCAGCGCAAAGGCGCGGGCCAGATCGATCGTCAGGCGATCGTTCAGCAACGACAAATTGCCTTCCAGACTCGCATCGCGGACCACGTCGCGGCGAATATCGGCGCGCTCGTTGAGCCAACTCGGCGATCGCGGAAGGTGCAGCTCCGCGATCGGCACCTGGTATTCCGCCTGCGCGAATACGTCCTCCCGGACATTGCGCCAAATCGCCGCGCACAGGCCAATGCAGCCTCCGACAAAGCACCCCATCAGCAGCCAGCGCCGCGCCGTGCGCTCACTCAGCAAACGCGCAGGGACCATCGCCCTTCGGAAAAGCCTGCCCAACAGTCGCGGTTGATCCGCGACAGGGGCCAATTCCTGCTTTTTGGGAGTCGTCATGAAGGACGTCGCAGTGCGGTGAATCTTCGCGAACAACCCGGGCTCAAAGCGCGTGGCCGCGCATCGCATCACTTATCGTCCACCCGAGCGAGGCGTCCGCAATCTGCGCGGTGAATCGCCGGCAATCGCTGCAGTCCGCCGGATTTGCGAAACCGGCGGGATCGCCAAGAACGTCGCGATTTACCAAATCTCGATGTCGGTTTCCAATTCGACGCCAAGACGGTCGTTGACGCGTTCGCGGATCAGTTCGATCAGTTCGATCACATCCCGGCTCGTGCAGTTCGGATCGGCGATGATGAAATTGGCATGGCGGTCGCTGATTTCCGCGGACCCGAGACGATGCCCTTTCAGACCAGCCTGGTCGATCAGCATCCCGGCGCTCATGCCGCGCGGGTTGCGAAAAATCTGTCCGGCGCATTGGTGCCCCAGCGGTTGCCCCGCCTTGCGGACGATCCATTGCTTTTGCATCCGCTTGGACAACTCTTCGGGATTCTCGGACTCCAACTCGAATTCCGCTTCGAGGATCACCAACTCGTCGAGGCTGCTTTGCCGGTAGGCGAACACCAGATCCTGGCGCTCGTGCTCGATGATTTCGCCGGCGCGATTCATCACCGTGGCGCGCTTCGTCCACTGGCCGATGTCGCCGCTGCGCGTGCCAGCATTGAGCCGCAACGCTCCGCCAACCGTGCCCGGAATGCCAACGAGCGACTCCAATCCTGCCAGGCCGTGCGCGACGGCTTCGGACATTACATGTCCCAGCCGCGCGCCGCCCCCGGCGCGGACCGCATCGCCGCTGGCTTTGATTTCGGCGAACGCCGGGGCGTCGAGTCGCACGACGACGCCTTTCACGCCCTCGTCGCGGACGAGAATGTTCGAGCCGCCTCCCAGCAGACGGACCGGCAGGCCTTGTTCGGCCGCGCGTACGACTACGGATTTCAACTCGTTGCGGTCGCGGGGCGTGGCGAAGAATTGCGCCGGCCCGCCAATGTGCAGCCAGGTGTGCAGGTAAAGCGGCTCGTCACTTCGAACGAACGCTTCGAATCCGGTGCTGAAGGACATTCGCTCGAACCTCGGCCTGTGTCCGCGAAAGAATCGTTCGCCGCATTTTGAGGCGTGCGACGGCAATCGTCCAGCGGGCGGGCACGGATTGCCTCGCCGCGTCAATGAACCGGGGCGTCCCAAAGGACGCCCCGGAGAACAGCATTTACAAATGTACGACTGCTTATCGGCCGCGCGACTCGCCGCCCGAAGGACCGTAAGGGCTACCTCCCGGCGGACCACCATAGGGACTGCCGCCTGGTCGGCCGCCGTAGGGGCTGCCACCGCCATAGGGACTTCCGCCTGGCGGCGCCCCGTAACCGCCGCCAGCGCCCAATTCCTCGAACTTCTCGGCACGTTTTCGCGCCGCGTCGGCCGAGGCGACCGCCGTGCGATCGGTCAGTTCTTCACGAATTTCGAAGTTGCCGTCGGCGTCCATCGTCAGGATGCGCCCTGGCGATTCCTTGGCCGAGGCTTTGCCGATCCGCACGCCGCCGAGGATATCGACCACGGTCAGGTCGGTTTTCAGTTTCACGTTTTCGAAGCTTTCGACCTTAGGCTTCGTGGGATGGACGTATTCCATCTTTTTCGCAGCCCAATTCACCAATTCACCGCGTTCGGCCTTGTCGGCGATGGAGGCCATCACGCCCTTGGCTTGGTCGAAGTGCTCCACGACGACTTCGGCAATGGGGTCGAACACGCCGCGCGAAACGGACGACTTACCCGCCAACAACGCGTCGTCGCCCGGCACCCGGACGGCCTCGGTGAGCTGAGACCATTCGCCAAGGAGATACTGATCGTCCTTCAACGACGGGCTTTCCAATTGATTGGCCGGCAGGCCGTAATTCGGATTCGCGAGCCGCAACCGCACGCGATAGACGTAGGTCTTGCCGGAATCGACGGTGAAATCGAAGAACCGCAGCAAGGCGTGCTCCGGCGGCGTGTAACTGGTCATCATGCCGCCCGCGCCGCCGCCGCCGTACGGTGAACCACCGCCGCCATACGGCGAGCCGCCGCCCGGACGGCCTCCATACGGACTGCCGCCGCCGTAAGGTGAACCTCCTCCGCCAGGACGGCCGCCGTAGGGGCTTCCGCCTCCGTATGGCGAACCGCCGCCGCCACCATAACCGCCAGGTCGCCCGCCATAACCGCCACCCCCTCCAGGTCCACCGCCGCCAAGTACGTCTTCAATGCTCGTCGGCGCATTGGTCGGCGTCGCTTGCGCCGGCGGTTGCTCCGAACCTGAACCGTCATTGGCCGGTTGTTGGCCCGCTTCTTTGGCTTTCTTTTCTTCCTCTTCCAACTGCTTGTAGAGGGCGACGCGCCGGTCCATCAGCGCGGCCGGATCGAGGCGTTCGATCTCCGGGCTGTGCACGACTTCGTTGCCCCAATTGCGCGTGTAGAGCGGCGGCAACGGCATCGCCAGTCCGGGGACGATCTTTTCCGGATCCGCGATCTCCTCGTAAGTCGCGGCCCATTCCTTACGAGAATCGGCCAGCGCCTTGATCACGTTCACGTCCTGCCAATCCGAATCGGCCGGTTGTTTGCCAGCGACGAAATCGGCGCGCTGAATCTCGTACATCAAGTAGCGAGGCGGCTCGCTGAGCTGTGCGTCGCCTCCGGCCGCTTTTTTGAATTCCGCGAATTGTGCCTTGGCGGGAACCACGCCCGTGAGGCAAATCCAACGGACGCCTTTGACGACCTGTTCCGGAGTCGGAACGATCATGGGCATTTCAACGACTTCTTCGGGCTGTGTCGTCGGCGCACCGACGGGGCCGCCATAAGGTCCGGCGCCCGGCGCTCCGCCATAGGGCGTTCCGCCGCCACGACCACGTCCACCACCGCCGCCTGTTCCGCGTCCACCTCCGCCCCCCGCCCCGCCACGCGCACCAGCGCCGCCCGGGTATCCGCCAGCAGCAGGGCCACCACCGGGGTAACCGCCGGCGTCGCCGGGTCGCGAGTTTTCCGCCTCTCTAGCCGCCTTTGCGATTTCTTCCGCCCGTTTGCGTTCTGCCGCTTCCTCCTCCTCGATGGCGGTCAGCGCTCGTTTCGTGGCCGTGGCTTCATCCGCCACGGTAACGATCGCGCCAATGCCTCCACTGACCCGCATCGCGATCGGCCCCATCACCTTCGGCGCTTTACGGCGCGTCGTGGGGCTGTCGGCGGGCTTGAGCGGCTTCCAGCCATTCGCTTCCACTTCCGGATTGATCTTAATCGCGTCGCGAAACACGGCCGTGCTGACGAGATTGGCGTTCTTTTTGGCCTCTTCGTCGTAGGTGCGTCCTTCGATATGCTGCTGCGTTTGCGCGGAGATTTGCTGCAAATCCTCCGGCGTGCCGGTGAAGCGTTCGACGTTCATTGCCGAATACACCAGCCATACGAAACACAACCCGACGACCGCGAACAGCACTTTTTCGAAGTGCTTGGCGATCGCGCCTTTCAGCTTGGACGAATCCAATTTGACCTTGGGTTTTTTCATGATTTTC comes from the Planctomycetia bacterium genome and includes:
- a CDS encoding DUF3616 domain-containing protein, whose amino-acid sequence is MSAKAAELSNVREFREMCDASAMIPVGDNYFLAANDEDNTLRLFERDGAGSAVATFKLDKTLGVGKPSPEVDLEGAAQIGDLIYWIGSHGNNKDGEPRPNRHRFFATRLSGIGANLKVDLVGKPQTGLLAALASDTRLADCRWSELTQLAPEQHGAVNIEGLAATPQGTLWIAFRNPVPAGQALLVEVKNPGEVINDQPFALGRIARLDLGGSGIRSLEFWPAEKAFLIVSGPFNDDGAFELWRWSGEPADKPTQLANGRIEGYTPEAVAFFGDRGRDLWVLSDDGSRNVNGEDCKAAPKKQRHFRAGWIKLPE
- the larB gene encoding nickel pincer cofactor biosynthesis protein LarB, whose product is MNRDAATELAKRFLDGDLPLDALRAAFAREQVADLADATVDLDRQRRCGYPEVIYAPGKPVESLLRIVAELIVREQDVLATRLDPGQAEALGAHFPDGVWNHRARTFRRMAASSTPTLGRVAVITAGTSDLPVADEACETARWMRVEVVEISDVGVAGPHRLPRRLPEFANADAIVVVAGMEGALPSVVGGFVDCPVIAVPTSVGYGANFGGVAALLSMLNSCAANVAVVNIDAGFKAGYLAGMIARKSRSPA
- the murB gene encoding UDP-N-acetylmuramate dehydrogenase translates to MSFSTGFEAFVRSDEPLYLHTWLHIGGPAQFFATPRDRNELKSVVVRAAEQGLPVRLLGGGSNILVRDEGVKGVVVRLDAPAFAEIKASGDAVRAGGGARLGHVMSEAVAHGLAGLESLVGIPGTVGGALRLNAGTRSGDIGQWTKRATVMNRAGEIIEHERQDLVFAYRQSSLDELVILEAEFELESENPEELSKRMQKQWIVRKAGQPLGHQCAGQIFRNPRGMSAGMLIDQAGLKGHRLGSAEISDRHANFIIADPNCTSRDVIELIELIRERVNDRLGVELETDIEIW
- a CDS encoding SDR family oxidoreductase — translated: MAGAALRSVLVTGASTGIGAATVRALTDQGFEVFAGFRTPEHVNALCEHCPSRIFTLPLDVTDESSIHAAVQCVQVRAAGRGLYGLVNNAGVALGGPLECTPISVLRRQLDVNVLGPAAVTQACLPLLRQATGRIVNISSISGRVALPFVGPYAASKFALRAMSDSLRAELRPWGIEVVMIEPGQIATPIWEKGIAECERVQAEWPADAHEYYDATMAALLNHVRRGGGLPPERVANEIVKAMTSKRPRTCYVVGRDSRWLRWIDRLPTRWRDALITRSLPRGR
- a CDS encoding GNAT family N-acetyltransferase, with protein sequence MTRPSILIAETPRLVLRHFDPSDTADLRPILAAAEVMRFSVSGPLDATAVGTWFTRIADSYALYGFGHWAVVRRNDERLLGFCGLSMQTLDDGKQVEIGYRLAHDVWGHGYGTEAATAVRDYAFREVGLERLIAIIDPANVASLRIAAKLGMSHDRDTMYFGRQVHVFACRRDGEVGTKGTER
- a CDS encoding SDR family oxidoreductase, which gives rise to MAANDGSYRDRVAIITGGGAGIGAALSEELARRGARVVLADRDAAAVEAIAERIRSTQGVATAAVVDVTDAAAVEALVRTTIAEYGRIDILFNNAGIGCFGDVREFSIEQWRTIVDVNFWGCVHGSLAAYRWMAEHGGGQIVNTASLAGLVPVPGTVPYAAVKHAVVGFSLSLRAEAADQRVRVSVVCPGPVRSNFHDSMILPAAKPAPRQAPSDAEDTLAAACEILLGAEQNQPVIVFPARARRTWWKWRWFPSLLSSAHRNIVDSLRR
- a CDS encoding carbon storage regulator, yielding MLVLSRRLDERIQIGADVTVTVVRIADGVVRLGIEAPGHVTIVRSEVQVRQEEGPSERRGPEVCH